The following proteins are co-located in the Candidatus Krumholzibacteriia bacterium genome:
- a CDS encoding SGNH/GDSL hydrolase family protein has protein sequence MRTFAIESGGFFRLLSVACVGFVANHFAPVRLRLPVFVLVSLVGMYSVLGLSNAAQIVGLGLVVIGLAHVPVRFRVRVLLMLVAGCGLAAVRAGGIPSPLSAAIWPIFGAMFMFRMIVYLYDLHSKSAPFSLWRALAYFFMLPNVCFPLFPVVDYKSFCRTYYDDDDMTVYQAGVQWMFRGLIQLLLYRWVYQNLMVGADTVATPLAAARFIVTAYLMYLKISGSFHMIVGMLHLFGFNLGPANNKYFYSDSFTDYWRRINIYWKDFLQKVFFNPVYFRLSKRINATASLIVATLIAFFVTWALHSYQWFWIRGSFPVIWQDIVFWSIMGMLVLGNMLWENKYGRRRSLKKASLSSGAALKLGLRTVGTFVVVCFSWVIWSSESMAEFRMILGQLVRADAGDALVILVVLAGLGVLKVLDARSEQGSPGSKLAKARRAAPFWRPAYEVAATCAVILFLAYLPLVYPVDPGISNVIDGLKSSRMNARDAAMMDRGYYEDLTNVARFNEGLGNLYAQKPPNWERCWAMHPRDGCPDFELIANKKVWFKGAEMSTNQWAMRDRPYEMSKALNTYRIAVTGASYDMGTGVGDDEVYDNLVEDRLNADGDSLHYEILNFSVGGYGPLQRLIDMDARMFDFDLDAMLYIGIDDLYWMAKDVADAAQLGLPVPYEYINDVMRQNGLVKGTSFAEGMQKLKPRQEELLRWLYGEIARRCNERGVVPMAGYIPNTRKYGEEKEADLRRQMEIAREAGLVVIDMTAAFEGTDLRSLWIAPWDSHPNAEGHRLIASELYAGLRERLNRKAS, from the coding sequence GTGAGGACCTTCGCCATCGAGAGCGGGGGATTCTTCCGCCTGTTGAGCGTGGCGTGCGTCGGTTTCGTGGCGAACCACTTCGCCCCCGTTCGCCTGCGCCTCCCCGTCTTCGTGCTTGTTTCCCTGGTGGGCATGTACTCGGTGCTGGGGCTGTCGAATGCGGCCCAGATCGTCGGGCTCGGGCTGGTTGTCATAGGACTGGCGCATGTGCCGGTTCGCTTCCGGGTTCGAGTCCTGCTGATGCTCGTGGCCGGATGTGGGCTCGCCGCCGTCCGCGCGGGCGGCATCCCCTCGCCTCTGTCGGCGGCCATCTGGCCAATTTTTGGCGCGATGTTCATGTTCCGGATGATCGTCTATCTGTACGATCTCCACAGCAAGTCCGCTCCGTTCTCCCTCTGGCGCGCGCTGGCGTACTTCTTCATGCTCCCCAACGTGTGCTTCCCTCTGTTTCCGGTGGTGGACTACAAGAGTTTCTGTCGCACCTATTACGACGACGATGACATGACCGTCTATCAGGCCGGCGTCCAGTGGATGTTCCGGGGGTTAATCCAGCTGCTGCTGTACCGCTGGGTGTATCAGAATCTGATGGTCGGCGCGGACACGGTGGCAACCCCGCTTGCCGCCGCCCGGTTCATCGTGACGGCGTACCTCATGTACCTGAAGATCTCGGGCAGCTTCCACATGATCGTGGGAATGCTGCACCTGTTTGGCTTCAATCTGGGCCCGGCAAACAACAAGTACTTCTATTCGGACAGCTTCACGGACTACTGGCGCCGCATCAACATCTACTGGAAGGACTTCCTGCAGAAGGTGTTCTTCAATCCGGTGTACTTTCGCCTGAGCAAGCGCATTAACGCGACGGCGTCGCTCATCGTGGCCACGCTGATCGCGTTTTTCGTGACCTGGGCGCTCCACTCCTACCAGTGGTTCTGGATCCGCGGCAGCTTCCCGGTGATCTGGCAGGACATCGTGTTCTGGTCGATCATGGGTATGCTCGTTCTGGGCAACATGCTGTGGGAGAACAAGTACGGGCGCCGGCGGAGCCTCAAGAAGGCCAGCCTGTCGTCCGGCGCGGCGCTGAAGCTGGGCCTGCGAACCGTGGGCACCTTCGTGGTCGTCTGCTTCAGCTGGGTGATCTGGTCGTCGGAGTCCATGGCGGAGTTCCGCATGATCCTCGGGCAACTGGTGCGGGCGGATGCCGGCGACGCGCTGGTGATCCTGGTGGTACTGGCGGGTCTCGGGGTGTTGAAGGTCCTGGACGCGCGTTCGGAACAGGGGAGTCCCGGGTCGAAGCTGGCGAAGGCGCGCAGGGCCGCCCCGTTCTGGCGCCCGGCCTACGAGGTGGCGGCGACGTGCGCGGTGATTCTCTTCCTCGCATATCTGCCCCTCGTCTATCCGGTCGATCCCGGGATCAGCAACGTGATCGACGGTCTTAAGTCGTCGCGCATGAACGCCCGTGATGCCGCCATGATGGACCGCGGGTACTACGAGGACCTCACCAATGTGGCCCGCTTCAATGAAGGACTGGGAAATCTCTACGCGCAGAAACCGCCCAACTGGGAGCGCTGCTGGGCCATGCACCCGCGGGACGGCTGCCCGGACTTCGAGCTCATCGCCAACAAGAAGGTCTGGTTCAAGGGTGCGGAAATGAGCACCAACCAGTGGGCCATGCGCGATCGCCCGTATGAAATGAGCAAGGCGTTGAACACTTATCGCATCGCGGTAACCGGCGCGTCCTACGACATGGGCACGGGGGTCGGGGACGACGAGGTCTACGACAACCTGGTGGAAGATCGTCTGAATGCAGACGGAGACAGTCTCCACTATGAAATTCTGAACTTCTCGGTGGGCGGGTACGGTCCGTTGCAGCGCCTCATCGACATGGACGCGCGCATGTTCGATTTCGACCTGGACGCCATGCTCTATATAGGAATCGACGACCTGTACTGGATGGCCAAGGATGTGGCGGACGCCGCGCAGCTGGGCCTGCCGGTGCCTTACGAGTACATAAACGACGTCATGCGCCAGAATGGTCTGGTAAAGGGGACGTCATTTGCCGAGGGCATGCAGAAGCTGAAGCCACGCCAGGAGGAACTCCTTCGGTGGCTGTACGGAGAGATAGCGCGCCGCTGTAATGAACGTGGCGTGGTGCCCATGGCCGGCTACATTCCCAATACGCGCAAGTACGGTGAAGAGAAGGAAGCCGATTTGCGCCGGCAGATGGAGATCGCGCGCGAGGCGGGTCTGGTGGTGATCGATATGACCGCCGCTTTCGAGGGGACGGATCTCCGCTCGCTCTGGATCGCGCCCTGGGACTCGCATCCCAACGCGGAAGGGCATCGGTTGATTGCGAGCGAGTTGTACGCCGGGTTGCGTGAAAGATTGAACCGCAAGGCATCGTGA
- a CDS encoding acyl-CoA dehydrogenase family protein → MDFSWSKEQKELRDSVARFAREELNDGLMERDQNGDFNREGWKKCAAMGIHGLPVPVEYGGMGMDALTTVGVLESLGYGCEDNGLCFSINAHMWTLETPLMGFGTEEQKKRYLPRLCNGELIGANAMSEPDSGSDAYSIATTATKKGDHYVLKGSKVFVSNGPVADVYLVFATVDPALGANGVTGFLVDRNTPGLSLGKHTIKMGIRTSPMCELFFDDCVVPEGNRLGKEGAGKMLFADSMSWERGCILASAVGAMQRLLETSIKYANEREQFGQPIGKFQLVASKIVDMKIRLETARGLLYKSAWQKSRGRSVYLEAAMAKLYISESWIECARNAMQVHGGYGYMVEYKVERELRDALASTLYSGTSEIQRTIIAPLLGL, encoded by the coding sequence ATGGATTTCTCCTGGTCGAAGGAACAGAAGGAACTGCGCGACAGCGTGGCCCGGTTTGCCCGCGAGGAACTCAACGACGGCCTGATGGAACGCGACCAGAACGGCGACTTCAACCGCGAGGGGTGGAAGAAGTGCGCCGCGATGGGGATTCACGGTCTTCCGGTACCGGTGGAATACGGCGGCATGGGCATGGACGCGCTCACCACCGTCGGGGTGCTGGAGAGCCTAGGGTACGGGTGTGAGGACAACGGCCTGTGCTTCTCAATCAACGCCCACATGTGGACGCTGGAAACGCCGCTGATGGGCTTTGGAACGGAAGAGCAGAAGAAGCGCTACCTGCCGCGCCTGTGCAACGGAGAGTTGATTGGGGCCAACGCGATGTCCGAGCCCGACTCCGGGTCCGACGCATACAGCATCGCGACCACGGCCACGAAGAAGGGTGACCACTACGTCCTCAAGGGCAGCAAGGTGTTCGTCTCCAACGGGCCGGTGGCCGATGTGTACCTGGTCTTCGCGACGGTCGATCCCGCACTCGGGGCCAATGGCGTCACCGGATTTCTGGTGGATCGCAACACCCCCGGGCTTTCGCTGGGCAAGCACACCATCAAGATGGGTATTCGCACCTCTCCCATGTGCGAGTTGTTCTTCGACGACTGCGTTGTGCCGGAGGGAAACCGGCTGGGAAAAGAAGGCGCGGGGAAGATGCTGTTCGCCGATTCGATGTCGTGGGAGCGGGGTTGCATCCTGGCCAGCGCGGTGGGGGCGATGCAGCGGCTGCTGGAGACGTCCATCAAGTACGCCAACGAGCGCGAGCAGTTTGGCCAGCCCATCGGCAAATTTCAACTCGTCGCGTCGAAGATCGTGGACATGAAGATCCGTCTGGAGACCGCCCGCGGCTTGCTGTACAAGTCGGCCTGGCAGAAGTCGCGCGGCCGCAGCGTCTACCTGGAGGCGGCCATGGCCAAGCTCTACATCAGCGAGTCGTGGATAGAGTGCGCGCGCAACGCCATGCAGGTTCACGGCGGCTACGGCTACATGGTGGAATACAAGGTCGAGCGGGAGCTGCGCGACGCGCTTGCCAGTACGCTGTACTCGGGAACCTCCGAGATCCAGCGCACCATCATCGCCCCGTTGCTGGGGTTGTAG
- a CDS encoding thiolase family protein yields MMRRVGIVGASITECRGRWVEKTYWDLFQTAVRDVLASARMTIEDVDSVIYGIYNDIFEHQAIPESSLTGLIGMTNKPGTRVTSGGATGFYAMRAAIMEVASGMSDVVMCVGGEKATDCFDPVSKSPTPMVINTIAYSWDPFFENPLGATANDSYMQMCLGYNDSHPGDIGDPLVRAKIVEKLCRQGNRNPYAQRRDEHVTVEHVMNSRWIIPPFLRLLEACMYTEGAGATIFASEDKARELAARTGQPIVWIKGIGAANEAYAVGRGGYYKPLDRIVSDRLAAERAYKMAGVKPSDIKIVELHDAFVAQLMITMGEMGFVPIGKTRSLIDDGIMADIADLGDKKRPTGKQILVNPSGGLIFGGHFVGGSNMFSMWSARREMINREVPLALVHGTGAINACFGGAIVLELDEGGK; encoded by the coding sequence ATGATGAGACGTGTCGGGATCGTGGGCGCCTCGATCACCGAATGTCGCGGCCGCTGGGTGGAAAAGACCTACTGGGATCTCTTCCAGACCGCGGTTCGCGACGTGCTCGCCAGCGCCAGGATGACCATCGAGGACGTCGATTCGGTCATCTACGGCATCTACAACGACATCTTCGAACACCAGGCCATCCCCGAGAGCTCGCTCACCGGGCTGATCGGGATGACCAACAAGCCCGGCACGCGCGTGACCAGCGGCGGTGCCACCGGCTTCTACGCCATGCGCGCCGCCATCATGGAAGTGGCGAGCGGCATGTCGGACGTGGTGATGTGCGTGGGAGGGGAAAAGGCAACCGACTGTTTCGATCCGGTTTCCAAGTCGCCCACGCCGATGGTCATCAACACCATCGCCTACTCGTGGGATCCGTTCTTCGAGAACCCGCTGGGGGCGACCGCCAACGACTCCTACATGCAGATGTGCCTGGGCTACAACGACAGCCATCCCGGCGACATCGGCGACCCGCTGGTGCGCGCGAAGATCGTGGAGAAGCTGTGCCGGCAGGGAAACCGCAACCCCTACGCGCAGCGCCGCGACGAACACGTGACCGTCGAGCACGTCATGAATTCGCGCTGGATCATCCCGCCCTTCCTGCGGCTCCTGGAAGCGTGCATGTACACGGAAGGCGCGGGGGCGACGATTTTTGCGAGCGAAGACAAGGCGCGCGAACTCGCCGCCCGCACCGGGCAGCCCATCGTCTGGATCAAGGGAATCGGTGCCGCCAACGAGGCGTACGCGGTGGGCCGCGGCGGCTACTACAAGCCACTCGATCGCATCGTCTCGGACCGCCTCGCCGCGGAGCGCGCGTACAAGATGGCGGGTGTGAAGCCCTCCGACATCAAGATCGTGGAACTGCACGACGCCTTCGTCGCGCAACTCATGATCACGATGGGCGAGATGGGTTTTGTGCCCATCGGAAAGACGCGCTCCTTGATCGACGACGGCATCATGGCCGACATCGCCGACCTGGGCGACAAGAAGCGGCCCACCGGAAAGCAGATTCTCGTGAATCCGTCTGGAGGACTCATCTTCGGCGGTCACTTCGTGGGCGGTTCCAATATGTTCTCCATGTGGTCCGCGCGACGCGAGATGATCAACCGCGAAGTTCCGCTGGCCCTGGTGCACGGCACCGGTGCAATAAACGCGTGCTTCGGCGGCGCCATCGTCCTCGAGCTCGACGAAGGAGGCAAGTGA
- a CDS encoding chloride channel protein, translating into MSHFRRRTRAFLAQPRNIHRVGLIAAAFVAGLVAVGYSFMYRAAEHFSVRTFEQHPYWLIVAAPLCFALGWWLVNRFAPRAGGSGIPQVMAAVDLHDARVDHALIAPLLSLRVAVVKIVSSLLCVVGGGAIGREGPTVQISASLFYVFGRYIRTFSPMVALESWMLAGSAAGMAAAFNTPLGGIVYAVEELASKHFSRVRTTVLSAVLVSGLVSQWLVGSYLYLGFPRIGRVGFAVIPAAFVVGVLGGALGAFFGDATFRTSVWMRRRLSVRRIQAGLAVALVCGVAMVLLRLIDARALGPGNRLVSDILAGDTVASFKLIGVRFASTMASYLSGCGGGIFAPSLAIGASLGSWVASWWTGTNAVLLALLGMIAVLTGVTRAPFTSFVLILEMTDRHSAIFPMMLAALVALGSARLFGTASFYEQSKRALLRDLEPAPAAPQQPPPPPGPAV; encoded by the coding sequence GTGAGCCATTTTCGCAGACGCACCCGGGCGTTCCTCGCCCAGCCCCGGAACATCCATCGCGTGGGCCTGATCGCCGCCGCCTTCGTGGCCGGCCTGGTGGCGGTGGGGTATTCGTTCATGTACCGGGCGGCGGAGCACTTCTCGGTGCGGACCTTCGAGCAACACCCGTACTGGCTGATCGTTGCCGCCCCGCTGTGCTTCGCCCTGGGCTGGTGGCTGGTGAACCGCTTTGCCCCGCGCGCCGGCGGGAGCGGCATCCCGCAGGTGATGGCGGCGGTCGATTTGCACGACGCGCGCGTGGACCACGCGTTGATAGCGCCGCTCTTGAGCCTGCGGGTGGCGGTGGTGAAGATTGTGAGTTCGCTGTTGTGCGTGGTGGGCGGCGGCGCCATCGGGCGCGAGGGACCCACCGTGCAGATCAGCGCGTCGCTGTTCTACGTTTTCGGCCGCTACATCCGTACGTTTTCACCCATGGTGGCGCTGGAGTCGTGGATGCTGGCCGGTTCCGCGGCGGGCATGGCGGCCGCGTTCAACACGCCGCTGGGTGGAATCGTATATGCGGTCGAGGAACTCGCGAGCAAGCACTTCTCGCGCGTGCGCACCACCGTGCTGTCCGCGGTGCTGGTTTCGGGACTGGTGTCGCAGTGGCTGGTGGGCAGCTACCTCTACCTGGGCTTCCCGCGCATCGGGCGCGTGGGTTTTGCGGTGATTCCGGCCGCGTTCGTGGTGGGTGTGCTGGGGGGTGCGCTGGGTGCGTTCTTTGGCGACGCCACCTTCCGTACCAGCGTGTGGATGCGCCGGCGCCTCTCGGTGCGCCGCATCCAGGCGGGGCTGGCGGTCGCACTCGTGTGCGGCGTGGCGATGGTGCTGCTGCGCTTGATCGACGCGCGCGCGCTGGGCCCGGGCAACCGCCTGGTATCCGACATCCTGGCGGGCGACACGGTGGCCAGCTTCAAGCTCATCGGGGTGCGTTTCGCGTCGACGATGGCGTCGTACCTGAGCGGGTGCGGCGGTGGTATCTTCGCGCCGTCGCTCGCCATTGGCGCGAGCCTGGGCTCGTGGGTGGCGTCGTGGTGGACGGGTACCAACGCGGTGCTGCTCGCGCTGCTGGGGATGATCGCGGTGCTGACCGGGGTGACGCGCGCGCCGTTCACGTCCTTCGTGCTGATCCTGGAGATGACCGACCGCCACAGCGCAATATTTCCCATGATGCTCGCGGCACTGGTGGCGCTGGGCAGCGCACGCCTCTTTGGAACCGCGTCCTTCTACGAGCAGTCCAAGCGCGCGCTGCTGCGCGACCTCGAACCGGCTCCCGCGGCACCCCAGCAGCCCCCGCCTCCGCCCGGGCCGGCGGTGTAG
- a CDS encoding acyl carrier protein: MDQAAIREKVKSYILDEFLPGEDPDELTDDTPLMTTGILDSLATLKLVTYLESEFDIAIEAHEADAENLDSLDRIVALVKTKLG, from the coding sequence ATGGACCAAGCCGCCATTCGCGAAAAGGTGAAGTCGTACATCCTCGATGAGTTCCTGCCAGGAGAAGATCCCGACGAACTCACCGACGATACCCCGCTCATGACCACGGGCATCCTGGATTCCCTGGCGACGCTCAAGCTCGTGACGTACCTGGAGTCGGAGTTCGACATTGCGATCGAGGCACACGAAGCGGATGCGGAGAATCTGGACTCGTTGGACCGCATCGTTGCGCTGGTGAAGACCAAGCTCGGGTAA
- a CDS encoding zinc ribbon domain-containing protein: protein MDKREMVIPPGFNLPKEVSEVTGKDGETCLQFNTGMLTLYKQTYGELSRFFMALRDGKLLGARCRKCKQVMVPAATWHCPDCGFEAMEEITLPQRGVLAATAPITFFPSAMFVGQAPFCRGYVDVARDAKVASFLPCRLRTTTGIPRPGIFVKGLEVKLVFEDNRQGTILDIFAVPMSEVPEKLRDREPLLASQLNLEKPPVPEIREDKKWAPAFKTALDGMRTMASKVVPGSRAQKDLADRSHTIGVKTGGGEFCIAILDGRLEISDKAPKQVDFTMTVEDPIVFTQWVKGGSLSDAVMEGLLWVPNLAAFPALYALDRLPRSIRRDQEEK from the coding sequence ATGGATAAGCGCGAAATGGTCATCCCGCCCGGCTTCAACCTCCCCAAAGAGGTCAGCGAGGTCACGGGCAAGGACGGCGAGACGTGCCTGCAGTTTAACACCGGCATGCTCACGCTCTACAAGCAGACCTACGGCGAGCTGTCGCGCTTCTTCATGGCGCTGCGCGATGGCAAGCTGCTGGGTGCGCGCTGTCGGAAGTGCAAACAGGTCATGGTACCGGCGGCCACGTGGCACTGTCCGGATTGCGGCTTCGAGGCCATGGAAGAAATCACGCTGCCGCAGCGCGGGGTGCTGGCGGCCACGGCACCCATCACCTTCTTCCCCTCGGCGATGTTCGTGGGGCAGGCGCCGTTCTGCCGCGGCTACGTGGACGTGGCGCGGGACGCGAAGGTGGCGTCGTTTCTCCCATGTCGTCTCAGGACGACCACCGGCATTCCGCGGCCGGGCATCTTCGTGAAGGGGCTCGAGGTGAAACTGGTGTTCGAGGACAACCGCCAGGGCACCATCCTCGACATCTTCGCGGTGCCGATGAGCGAGGTGCCGGAGAAGCTGCGTGACAGGGAGCCGCTGCTCGCCTCGCAACTGAACCTGGAGAAGCCGCCGGTCCCCGAGATCCGCGAGGACAAAAAGTGGGCACCGGCATTCAAGACGGCACTCGACGGCATGCGTACCATGGCGTCGAAGGTGGTGCCGGGTTCGCGCGCACAGAAGGACCTCGCCGACCGCAGCCACACCATCGGGGTCAAGACCGGTGGCGGCGAGTTCTGCATCGCCATCCTGGACGGACGATTGGAGATTTCCGACAAGGCGCCCAAGCAGGTAGACTTCACCATGACGGTGGAGGATCCCATTGTGTTCACGCAGTGGGTGAAGGGCGGATCACTCTCGGACGCGGTGATGGAGGGGCTGCTGTGGGTGCCCAACCTGGCGGCGTTCCCGGCGCTGTACGCGCTGGACCGCCTGCCGCGCTCCATCCGCCGCGACCAGGAGGAAAAGTAA
- a CDS encoding N-formylglutamate amidohydrolase — protein MPPADTTLVLSCEHGGNMIPARYRPLFKGAATVLRSHRGWDPGSLELARTIRRATRAPLIATTTSRLLVECNRSIGHPRLFSEFTRSLDERDKAQLLKTYYHPHRDAVERAIHDRMRTVHRVVHIGVHTFTPVYEGRRRTVDIGVLHDPRRAFESGVACALVGALKTATPGLKVYRNLPYRGWSDGLTTSLRETFPASRYAGIELEVSQRFVGTARWRALQRSIASAIRAQG, from the coding sequence ATGCCGCCGGCTGACACAACTCTTGTGCTCTCCTGCGAGCACGGGGGCAACATGATTCCCGCGCGCTACCGGCCTCTGTTCAAAGGCGCCGCCACCGTGCTGCGGTCGCACCGCGGCTGGGACCCGGGTTCGCTCGAGCTTGCGCGCACCATCCGGCGCGCCACTCGTGCGCCACTCATCGCCACCACCACCTCGCGCCTGCTGGTGGAGTGCAACCGGTCTATTGGTCATCCGCGCCTGTTCTCGGAGTTTACCCGCAGCCTCGACGAACGCGACAAGGCACAACTCCTGAAGACGTATTACCACCCGCACCGCGACGCCGTGGAGAGGGCGATCCACGACAGGATGCGCACGGTGCATCGCGTGGTCCATATTGGCGTGCATACCTTCACGCCCGTATACGAAGGACGCAGGAGAACCGTCGATATCGGCGTACTGCACGATCCTCGGCGCGCTTTTGAGAGCGGCGTCGCGTGCGCACTCGTGGGTGCGCTCAAGACCGCCACCCCGGGTCTGAAGGTGTACCGCAATCTCCCCTACCGCGGCTGGAGCGACGGCCTGACCACGTCGTTGCGCGAGACGTTCCCCGCCAGCCGCTACGCCGGCATCGAACTGGAGGTGAGCCAGCGCTTCGTGGGCACCGCGCGCTGGCGCGCGCTGCAGCGGTCAATCGCGTCGGCCATCCGCGCCCAGGGGTGA
- a CDS encoding amino acid adenylation domain-containing protein: MTPTLQRYLEDAVARFPSRTAVREPGGVAITYAAFGELTDRLRDRLVALGVRPGDRVGVYLRKSVDAVASIFGILKTGAAYVPVDPLAPATRNAYILGNCAVRVVITEKRFEAALREHLASEGASPAMIVIEDVGGGRCLDDALRVDTAPPVPTVHTGPDDLAYILYTSGSTGKPKGVMLTQRNATSFVEWCSATFAPVPDDVFSSHAPFHFDLSILDIYTPLKHGATLVVIPEDVGKEPQKLAQLIHETKITMWYSTPSILSLLVQYGRLETLDLSHIRIVNFAGEVFPIVHLKALHAILPKPRYFNLYGPTETNVCTFHELPREIPPGQTDPFPIGGVCAHLEGRVVDEDGNDVPRGERGELCIRGDSVTPGYWNLPEQTAGAYLNGDVPPLERWYRTGDIVTEAPDGNYTYAGRRDRMVKKRGYRVELGEIESCLYRHPDIREAAVVALPDQELGMKVRAHLATRDGGKLSLIKLKAFCAQHLPVYMIPDVFSFHEALPRTSTEKTDYQTLMKME, encoded by the coding sequence ATGACCCCCACGCTGCAACGCTACCTGGAGGATGCCGTCGCGCGCTTTCCGAGCCGGACGGCCGTCCGCGAGCCCGGCGGGGTGGCGATCACCTACGCCGCCTTCGGCGAACTCACCGACCGCCTGCGAGACCGCCTGGTTGCGCTCGGCGTCCGGCCGGGCGACCGGGTGGGCGTGTACCTGCGCAAGTCCGTGGATGCGGTGGCGTCGATCTTCGGCATCCTCAAGACGGGCGCGGCCTACGTGCCGGTGGACCCGCTGGCGCCGGCCACGCGCAACGCCTACATCCTCGGCAACTGTGCGGTGCGGGTGGTAATCACCGAGAAGCGGTTCGAAGCCGCGTTACGGGAGCATCTGGCGTCCGAAGGCGCGAGCCCGGCAATGATCGTGATAGAAGACGTGGGTGGCGGGAGATGTCTCGACGACGCGCTGCGCGTGGACACGGCACCCCCGGTGCCGACCGTTCACACCGGGCCGGACGATCTCGCCTACATCCTGTATACATCCGGCTCCACCGGGAAACCCAAGGGCGTCATGCTCACGCAGCGAAACGCCACCAGCTTTGTCGAATGGTGCAGCGCGACCTTCGCGCCGGTGCCCGACGATGTATTCTCGTCACACGCACCGTTTCATTTCGATCTTTCCATACTCGACATCTATACGCCACTCAAGCACGGCGCCACCCTCGTGGTGATCCCGGAGGACGTGGGCAAGGAGCCGCAGAAGCTGGCGCAGTTGATTCACGAGACGAAGATCACCATGTGGTACTCGACGCCCTCCATCTTGAGCCTGCTGGTGCAGTACGGCAGGCTGGAGACGCTCGATCTGTCCCACATCCGCATCGTCAATTTCGCCGGCGAGGTGTTTCCCATCGTGCACCTGAAGGCGCTGCACGCGATTCTCCCGAAGCCGCGCTACTTCAACCTGTACGGGCCCACCGAGACCAACGTATGCACGTTTCATGAACTGCCGCGCGAGATTCCCCCTGGCCAGACGGACCCGTTCCCGATCGGCGGGGTGTGCGCGCACCTCGAGGGGCGCGTGGTGGATGAAGACGGCAACGACGTTCCCCGCGGTGAACGGGGCGAGCTGTGCATCCGCGGGGATTCGGTGACGCCGGGCTACTGGAACCTCCCGGAGCAGACCGCGGGCGCCTACCTGAATGGAGATGTACCGCCGCTCGAACGCTGGTACCGCACCGGCGACATCGTCACCGAGGCGCCCGACGGCAACTACACATATGCCGGGCGCAGGGACCGCATGGTGAAGAAACGGGGATACCGCGTGGAGCTGGGCGAGATCGAGTCGTGTCTGTACCGCCACCCGGACATCCGTGAGGCGGCGGTGGTGGCGCTCCCGGACCAGGAACTGGGCATGAAGGTGCGCGCCCACCTCGCCACCCGCGACGGCGGCAAACTTTCGCTCATAAAACTCAAGGCGTTCTGCGCCCAGCACCTGCCGGTATACATGATTCCGGACGTCTTCTCCTTCCACGAGGCTCTTCCCAGGACCTCCACCGAGAAGACCGACTACCAGACCCTCATGAAGATGGAGTAG